One part of the Bradyrhizobium sp. CB1650 genome encodes these proteins:
- a CDS encoding IS110 family transposase — translation MEEYIGLDVSMKETAVSIRRAGERIWRGKCASDPSIVAELIRKRAPSVKRVVFETGPLSVWFYHSLRTEGLPAICIDARHAKAALDMATNKTDANDADGLAQLAEVGFFREVRVKGFDSMLTRTLVAARTRLVRITTELSNQIRGVMKTFGLLVPAGKGSTFEKNVRSLLADQDGLASIVLPMLEAWRGIRLRAAELGRQLVRDARKSQACRILMSIPGIGAITATSFTTAIEEPDNFRKSRSVGAWIGLTTRRYQSGEVDYDGHISRRGDHNLRGLLYEAAAVILTRSSTHSTLRTWGLQLRGRIGFKRAAVAVARKLAVIMHTMLKTGELFNPNAGAAA, via the coding sequence ATGGAAGAGTATATTGGTCTCGACGTGTCGATGAAAGAGACGGCAGTCTCGATCCGCCGAGCAGGTGAACGGATCTGGCGCGGCAAGTGCGCATCTGATCCCAGCATTGTCGCCGAGCTTATCCGCAAGCGGGCGCCATCCGTGAAACGCGTGGTATTCGAGACCGGACCGCTGTCGGTATGGTTCTATCATTCTCTGCGCACCGAAGGGTTGCCGGCGATCTGCATCGATGCGCGCCATGCTAAAGCGGCGCTCGATATGGCAACGAATAAGACGGACGCGAACGACGCCGATGGTCTGGCGCAGCTCGCGGAAGTCGGGTTCTTTCGTGAGGTGCGTGTGAAGGGCTTCGACAGCATGCTGACCCGCACGCTTGTCGCAGCGCGGACGCGGCTGGTCCGAATCACTACCGAGCTTTCCAACCAGATCCGCGGTGTCATGAAAACCTTCGGTCTGCTCGTTCCCGCCGGAAAGGGAAGCACCTTCGAGAAGAATGTGCGGAGCCTTCTTGCCGACCAGGACGGACTTGCATCCATCGTGCTGCCGATGCTGGAAGCCTGGCGCGGCATTCGCCTCCGCGCCGCCGAACTCGGACGCCAATTGGTGCGGGACGCGCGCAAGAGTCAGGCTTGCCGCATCCTCATGTCGATTCCTGGCATCGGTGCGATCACCGCAACCTCCTTTACCACAGCAATTGAGGAGCCTGACAACTTCAGGAAGTCCCGATCTGTCGGTGCGTGGATCGGGCTAACAACGCGCCGCTACCAATCCGGAGAAGTCGATTATGACGGCCATATATCTCGACGTGGCGACCACAATTTGCGAGGGCTTCTCTACGAAGCGGCGGCGGTCATTCTGACGCGCAGCTCAACTCACAGCACGCTGCGCACGTGGGGTCTGCAGCTCCGGGGGAGGATCGGCTTCAAAAGAGCTGCCGTGGCTGTGGCGCGCAAACTGGCGGTAATAATGCATACGATGCTTAAGACCGGCGAGCTGTTTAACCCGAATGCCGGAGCCGCCGCATAA
- a CDS encoding PRC-barrel domain containing protein, whose amino-acid sequence MSWSSSGEERAINILRELHAAEDELVGRAVVMSDGKAGAIDRIDLDDLHGLRISISGHEGRWPISTVKSIQS is encoded by the coding sequence ATGAGTTGGTCGAGCTCTGGCGAGGAACGAGCGATAAACATTCTCCGCGAATTGCATGCAGCCGAGGACGAGTTGGTCGGTAGGGCTGTTGTCATGAGCGACGGCAAGGCTGGCGCGATCGATCGCATCGACCTCGACGACCTACACGGACTTCGTATATCGATCAGTGGGCATGAGGGCCGATGGCCGATTTCTACCGTAAAGTCCATCCAGAGCTGA